A part of Rhopalosiphum maidis isolate BTI-1 chromosome 3, ASM367621v3, whole genome shotgun sequence genomic DNA contains:
- the LOC113559419 gene encoding fez family zinc finger protein 1-like: MIFSPANAAMDSVTSIGNNRDGDGFRKKYGPKSTDSLTFSIARIMEPDVRKQPNAPAADYFHALESAFKKYVPAFRSNPLQSTHCAITANDGRTPLTVNNNDRYLSTTMTTTTTAVQLFHYQQHPKVPCAAVDRPAHSRSQPPPPSSELPALTALPVLPVLPVPPPPPPPSHQMTLGRLAASKPVLPPSSAKELSQAVTSVTPVKTFTCNHCGKVFYAHYNLTRHMPVHTGARPFICKVCGKGFRQASTLCRHKIIHTEEKPHTCAICGKAFNRSSTLNTHTRIHAGYKPYTCEYCGKGFHQKGNYKNHKLTHSVEKAYKCTVCHKAFHQVYNLTFHMHTHNDKKPFTCHVCGKGFCRNFDLKKHLRKLHDAPYPQHQPTAVAPQATAAALTAQPPPPPPPPQNIRHGLGTCVPPFQPVQAGSHRNAIVSQNSPHRY, encoded by the exons ATGATTTTTTCACCGGCAAACGCCGCCATGGATTCGGTGACGTCGATCGGCAATAACCGGGACGGAGACGGTTTCCGGAAAAAGTACGGTCCCAAGTCGACCGACTCGTTGACCTTCTCTATTGCCCGCATCATGGAACCGGACGTCCGGAAACAGCCCAACGCACCAGCGGCCGACTACTTCCATGCACTTGAATCGgcgtttaaaaaatacgtgCCGGCGTTCAGGTCCAATCCACTGCAATCCACGCACTGCGCTATCACCGCCAACGACGGACGGACACCGCTGACGGTCAACAATAACGACCGTTATCTgtcgacgacgatgacgacaacgacgacggcCGTACAGCTGTTTCACTATCAACAACACCCCAAGGTGCCGTGCGCCGCGGTAGACAGACCAGCTCATTCCCGTTCACAACCGCCTCCGCCGTCATCCGAACTTCCGGCGCTCACTGCACTTCCGGTACTTCCTGTACTTCCGGTGCCCccaccgccgccaccgccatcACATCAGATGACGCTCGGGCGACTCGCCGCATCCAAGCCCGTTTTGCCACCGTCCAGCGCCAAGGAATTGTCGCAGGCTGTCACCTCTGTCACACCGGTTAAGACGTTTACATGTAATCATTGCGGAAAAGTGTTCTACGCTCATTACAACCTGACGAGACACATGCCTGTCCACACAGGCGCTCGGCCGTTTATTTGCAAG GTGTGCGGCAAAGGTTTCCGGCAAGCGTCCACGCTGTGCCGCCACAAGATCATACACACTGAAGAAAAGCCGCACACGTGCGCTATTTGCGGAAAGGCGTTCAACAGGAGCTCGACGTTGAATACGCATACGCGGATACACGCGGGATACAAGCCGTACACGTGCGAATACTGCGGCAAAGGATTTCACCAAAAGGGCAACTACAAGAATCACAAACTCACGCATAGTGTGGAAAAAGCGTACAAGTGTACCGTGTGCCACAAAGCTTTCCATCAG GTGTACAACCTAACGTTCCACATGCACACGCACAACGACAAGAAGCCATTCACATGTCACGTTTGCGGCAAAGGGTTTTGCCGGAACTTCGACCTTAAGAAACACTTGCGCAAACTCCACGACGCCCCTTATCCGCAGCACCAGCCGACAGCGGTCGCGCCGCAAGCCACTGCAGCCGCGCTGACGGCgcaaccgccgccgccgccgccgccgccgcagaaCATCCGCCACGGCCTCGGCACGTGCGTGCCACCGTTCCAGCCGGTCCAGGCCGGATCCCACAGGAACGCGATCGTGTCACAGAACTCGCCACACCGTTACTGA